The Lycium ferocissimum isolate CSIRO_LF1 chromosome 10, AGI_CSIRO_Lferr_CH_V1, whole genome shotgun sequence genome window below encodes:
- the LOC132034715 gene encoding large ribosomal subunit protein eL8z-like, translating to MPRGVQLQRKKKILKQRLKVPPALNQFSKTLDKNLATNLFKMLLKYRPEDTAAKERLVKGAQAEAEGKTPETQKPIIVKYGLKHIAYLIEQNKAQLVVIAHDVDPIELVVWLSALVHKKTASAVFDYSEE from the coding sequence ATGCCTCGGGGGGTTCAACtccaaaggaagaagaagatccTCAAGCAGCGATTGAAGGTCCCTCCTGCTCTCAACCAGTTCTCCAAAACCCTTGACAAGAACCTCGCTACTAACCTATTCAAGATGCTTCTGAAGTACAGGCCTGAGGACACAGCTGCAAAGGAGCGTCTTGTGAAAGGGGCTCAAGCTGAAGCTGAAGGAAAAACTCCTGAAACACAGAAACCCATCATCGTGAAGTATGGGCTTAAGCATATAGCTTACCTTATTGAGCAGAACAAAGCTCAGTTAGTAGTGATTGCTCATGATGTCGACCCAATAGAGTTGGTCGTCTGGCTTTCTGCACTAGTGCACAAGAAAACTGCTTCAGCTGTGTTTGACTACAGTGAAGAATGA
- the LOC132032831 gene encoding transcription termination factor MTEF1, chloroplastic isoform X3: MQETLHLSSSPSCPLPKPSISRTPKSFKPPTTISFPPHPKPPTPITTLLTTPTPPPPLQEKLLFLDSLGIDSLHCLTSHPLIISSSLSDLKSRIEFLHSINLNTLDVKRVVHICPEVLTTPLSTTMLPAVTFLLREANVTGDKLPGILRRKPRLLTKCVEKNLRPTLYFLQSTIGIEDVSKCASLLSCDVEIKFIPRLDYFSRIGFSFRDAKVMFRRFPSLFCYSVKENLEPKFDYFVVEMGRELKELIDFPQYFSFSLENRIKPRHKTCVEKGVCLSLPVMLKSHESRFRDRLEVCCSSSMPC; the protein is encoded by the exons ATGCAAGAAACACTCCACCTCTCTTCTTCTCCATCATGTCCCCTTCCTAAACCCTCcatttcaagaacacccaaatcCTTCAAACCTCCCACCACCATTTCCTTCCCACCCCACCCCAAACCACCCACCCCCATCACCACCCTCCTCACTACCCCtaccccaccacccccacttCAAGAAAAGCTCCTTTTTTTAGACTCTCTTGGTATAGACTCATTACATTGCCTTACTTCACATCCACTTATAATATCATCCTCTTTATCTGATCTCAAATCAAGAATTGAATTCCTTCACTCAATCAATCTAAACACCCTTGATGTTAAAAGAGTTGTACACATTTGCCCTGAAGTTTTAACAACTCCACTTTCCACCACAATGTTACCAGCTGTAACTTTTTTGCTCAGGGAAGCAAATGTTACAGGAGATAAACTACCTGGAATACTACGTCGAAAGCCCCGGTTACTTACTAaatgtgtagaaaagaattTAAGACCAACACTTTACTTTTTACAAAGTACTATTGGTATTGAGGATGTTTCAAAATGTGCTAGTTTATTGTCTTGTGATGTGGAGATTAAGTTTATACCACGTTTGGATTACTTTTCAAGAATTGGGTTTTCGTTTAGAGATGCGAAAGTGATGTTTCGGAGGTTTCCTTCGTTGTTTTGTTATAGTGTTAAGGAGAATTTGGAGCCGAAATTCGATTACTTTGTtgtggaaatgggaagggagttgaaggaattgattGACTTTCCGCAGTATTTCTCGTTTAGTTTAGAGAATAGGATAAAGCCGAGGCATAAGACGTGTGTTGAGAAAGGCGTTTGCTTGTCGTTGCCCGTGATGTTGAAGTCCCATGAATCGAGGTTTCGTGATAGGTTGGAGGTGTGTTGTAGCTCTTCTATGCCG tGTTGA
- the LOC132032830 gene encoding 2-Cys peroxiredoxin BAS1, chloroplastic encodes MACSATCTALLSSNPTSASSVKLPSFSQSTILPCSSFNGLRNCNPLVTRVTRSISSSRSNKSRSFVVRASSELPLVGNKAPDFEAEAVFDQEFIKVKLSEYIGKKYVILFFYPLDFTFVCPTEITAFSDRYEEFQKVNTEILGVSVDSVFSHLAWVQTDRKSGGLGDLNYPLISDVTKSISKSYNVLIPDQGIALRGLFIIDKEGVIQHSTINNLGIGRSVDETLRTLQALQYVQENPDEVCPAGWKPGDKSMKPDPKGSKEYFASI; translated from the exons ATGGCTTGCAGTGCTACTTGTACTGCTCTGCTTTCTTCAAACCCTACTAGTGCTTCTTCAGTCAAATTGCCTTCATTTTCTCAGTCAACTATTCTTCCTTGTTCATCTTTCAATGGACTCCGTAACTGTAACCCTTTAGTTACACGTGTCACACGTTCCATTTCTTCTTCTCGCTCCAATAAATCCCGCTCCTTTGTCGTTCGAGCCTCT AGTGAACTACCACTAGTTGGGAATAAAGCACCAGATTTTGAGGCTGAGGCTGTTTTCGATCAAGAATTCATCAAG GTTAAACTTTCTGAGTACATTGGGAAGAAGTACGTGATTCTCTTTTTCTACCCACTCGACTTCACTTTTGTTTGCCCAACAG AGATCACTGCTTTCAGTGATCGTTATGAAGAATTTCAGAAGGTGAACACAGAAATATTGGGTGTCTCCGTAGACAGTGTG TTCTCCCACCTTGCCTGGGTCCAAACTGATAGGAAGTCTGGTGGACTCGGTGATCTGAACTATCCATTAATTTCAGATGTGACAAAGTCGATTTCAAAATCTTACAATGTCCTGATACCGGATCAG GGTATTGCATTGAGAGGACTTTTTATCATTGACAAGGAAGGAGTTATTCAACACTCCACCATTAATAATCTTGGAATTGGTCGGAGTGTCGATGAAACATTGAGAACACTTCAG GCATTGCAATATGTCCAGGAGAACCCAGATGAAGTATGCCCAGCTGGGTGGAAGCCTGGTGACAAGTCAATGAAGCCAGATCCTAAGGGAAGCAAAGAATACTTTGCATCCATATAA
- the LOC132032831 gene encoding transcription termination factor MTEF1, chloroplastic isoform X2 — protein MQETLHLSSSPSCPLPKPSISRTPKSFKPPTTISFPPHPKPPTPITTLLTTPTPPPPLQEKLLFLDSLGIDSLHCLTSHPLIISSSLSDLKSRIEFLHSINLNTLDVKRVVHICPEVLTTPLSTTMLPAVTFLLREANVTGDKLPGILRRKPRLLTKCVEKNLRPTLYFLQSTIGIEDVSKCASLLSCDVEIKFIPRLDYFSRIGFSFRDAKVMFRRFPSLFCYSVKENLEPKFDYFVVEMGRELKELIDFPQYFSFSLENRIKPRHKTCVEKGVCLSLPVMLKSHESRFRDRLEVCCSSSMPNWVFV, from the exons ATGCAAGAAACACTCCACCTCTCTTCTTCTCCATCATGTCCCCTTCCTAAACCCTCcatttcaagaacacccaaatcCTTCAAACCTCCCACCACCATTTCCTTCCCACCCCACCCCAAACCACCCACCCCCATCACCACCCTCCTCACTACCCCtaccccaccacccccacttCAAGAAAAGCTCCTTTTTTTAGACTCTCTTGGTATAGACTCATTACATTGCCTTACTTCACATCCACTTATAATATCATCCTCTTTATCTGATCTCAAATCAAGAATTGAATTCCTTCACTCAATCAATCTAAACACCCTTGATGTTAAAAGAGTTGTACACATTTGCCCTGAAGTTTTAACAACTCCACTTTCCACCACAATGTTACCAGCTGTAACTTTTTTGCTCAGGGAAGCAAATGTTACAGGAGATAAACTACCTGGAATACTACGTCGAAAGCCCCGGTTACTTACTAaatgtgtagaaaagaattTAAGACCAACACTTTACTTTTTACAAAGTACTATTGGTATTGAGGATGTTTCAAAATGTGCTAGTTTATTGTCTTGTGATGTGGAGATTAAGTTTATACCACGTTTGGATTACTTTTCAAGAATTGGGTTTTCGTTTAGAGATGCGAAAGTGATGTTTCGGAGGTTTCCTTCGTTGTTTTGTTATAGTGTTAAGGAGAATTTGGAGCCGAAATTCGATTACTTTGTtgtggaaatgggaagggagttgaaggaattgattGACTTTCCGCAGTATTTCTCGTTTAGTTTAGAGAATAGGATAAAGCCGAGGCATAAGACGTGTGTTGAGAAAGGCGTTTGCTTGTCGTTGCCCGTGATGTTGAAGTCCCATGAATCGAGGTTTCGTGATAGGTTGGAGGTGTGTTGTAGCTCTTCTATGCCG AATTGGGTTTTCGTTTAG